The following coding sequences are from one Lolium rigidum isolate FL_2022 chromosome 6, APGP_CSIRO_Lrig_0.1, whole genome shotgun sequence window:
- the LOC124662445 gene encoding nuclear transcription factor Y subunit B-1-like, with the protein MADHYNQLVGGSSGGHGGSPERGGGSEGIKEQDRLLPIANVGRIMKQILPPNAKVSKEAKETMQECVSEFISFVTGEASDKCHKEKRKTVNGDDVCWAFSALGFDDYVDPMRRYLLKFRELEGDRAAAAASSRGGGMPPDAGGHASGSGAGVGGASGGHFMFDALDRSDNNNAGGSRQF; encoded by the coding sequence ATGGCCGACCACTATAACCAGCTGGTCGGCGGCAGTAGCGGCGGCCACGGAGGGAGCCCTGAGCGCGGCGGCGGGTCGGAGGGGATCAAGGAGCAAGACCGCCTCCTCCCCATCGCCAACGTGGGCCGGATCATGAAGCAGATCCTGCCGCCCAACGCAAAGGTCTCCAAGGAGGCCAAGGAGACGATGCAGGAGTGCGTCTCCGAGTTCATCAGCTTCGTCACCGGCGAGGCCTCCGACAAGTGCCATAAGGAGAAGCGCAAGACCGTCAACGGCGACGACGTCTGCTGGGCCTTCTCCGCGCTCGGCTTCGACGACTACGTCGACCCCATGCGGAGGTACCTCCTCAAGTTCCGCGAGCTGGAGGGTGACCGCGCCGCGGCCGCAGCCTCGTCGCGCGGCGGCGGCATGCCACCCGATGCCGGCGGCCACGCCTCCGGCTCCGGTGCGGGCGTCGGCGGTGCGTCAGGCGGTCATTTCATGTTCGACGCCCTGGATAGGAGCGATAACAACAACGCCGGTGGCTCCAGGCAGTTTTGA